ATCGAAAAATTTGTTGGTCACCTATGTTACCGGTGCATACACAGCCGTCATTATATCTTGGCTCGAAAATAATTTGCCCTACTCTGCATCACATATGGCCGAGCAATTATCTCAAGTCATGACGTTAGGCCCGCATCGAGCAGGAGGATTGGACTCTGTTCAATAGATTTCAGATATTTCATAGACACATGCAGACTGGGCATTACAGGTTATTATGGTACAGAAAAAAGCTACCCCATCTGAGTCGATTCTACTCGGATGAGATAGCTTTCTTCAATCTTCTTATTTATGTCTTTTATTAAGATAGCTTCTGGGCATTAGGGGCTGTAGACACAGTTGGATTGGATGCTTTAGGGTCATGCTAATAAATGGTTTAAAACCATTCCTCCAGCTCCTTGTGATACAATTTCATACGAATCATTTGCTGGGAAAATAGCAGTTTTAAGCTGCGGATAAAGCTTCAATTTTTGTTCAACGGTTTGCTTGGTTACTTCAAAAAACGAACCCTTCGGGACCAATGTTCCTCCACATACGACTGTATCCGGTTGATAAGTTAAAATGATATTTGATAATGCTATTCCATAGTAATACGCTGCTTCTTCAAGAACCTCTGTACATAATACATCACCTTTTTCAATTGCTTTCAAAATGAGGTGATAATCAATTTCTTCAATTGAGTCCACCATTTCCAAAAGAATGGAGGGCTTGCCTCTTTTAACGAATTGAATAACTTTATTTTTTATTGCTGCCAAGGAACTAAAGGTGTACAAACAACCATAAGAACCACATTGACATCTTGATCCATTAATATCAACTGTGACATGACCAAAAGTATTCGTTTTGTGAGGTTCTGTATAAGGAATATCCCCCCCTGTAATTGTACAAATGCGAATTTCGATATCACACATCGTAAATAAAAACCGTTCGCTTAATGCTGAAAAGTGTAAACGATGTTCTGAAAGTGCTGCAAAATTCACACCACTTCCAAGTGTTACATAAATCGGAATTTTACTGTGAATGTAATCTTGAATTTTTTTTATTTGTACAGAAACACTTTCATTGGTTTGATCGGTTGGATTAAAAAGATCATCAATTGAAATTCCAATTCCAAGTATATCCTTTACCCCAAGATGATGACTTGACAGCAAGTCTTCTATTTTGGGAATCAAAGCATCTAATGTTTCATAGATCGAATGAATATTCGTCGTCTTCATTTTAATTTGGCCACGAATATCTAAATTTAAATTGAGTACTAAAATAGTAGAATAAAGATTCGTTACTTCAATACCAATCACATAAGCTTCATTAGGGTTAATTCGATATAAAATTGGTTTTCTCCCCCCCGTAGATTCACCAAACTCACTACCCGAAATAAGCTTTCCTTTTATTAATTGGTCGAGCATACGGGCGCAAGTAGCAGGTTTCATATGTGTTTTTTCAATTAACGTTTCTACTTTAACCGGACCGTAATTTCGAATTAATGCATATAGCCATTTTAATTTTTTTATTTTGGAGTTTTTAGTTGTCTGAAATTCTATTAACATCTCATTCATAAGGAAGAAGCTCCTTTCATAAAGCCACAATCTTCTAGTGAAAATGGTAACGGAGTCCCTCCTAAAAATCAAGATCAGATTATAAGTGGATTAGTACCTTTTTATCAATTTGATAAAAAGTCGTTTACTTTTAATTTTGAGCATGCTAGAATAACTCATGAAAGCGCTTAATACTGTTATCCATATAGGAGGAAACAAACATGCACAAAACAGAAGAGATCTTAGAAGCTAAACATTATGTGGAGAAATTTACGAAAGTTAAACCAACCATTGGTATCATTTTAGGTTCAGGACTTGGACCATTCGCCGACACATTAGAGGATGCGGTACATATCTCTTATGATGATATCCCTCATTTTGCTAAATCATCCGCGGTTGGCCATGCAAATGAACTTGTCATTGGGACGATTGGAGGAAAGAACGTCGTTGCAATGAAAGGCCGCTTCCATTATTACGAAGGATTTACACTTGATCAAGTTACCTTCCCTGTTCGTGTTATGAAAGCGCTAGGTGTTGACAAATTAATCGTAACCAATGCTTGTGGTGCAATTAATACCGATTTCAATCCTGGTGATTTGATGCTAATTACCGACCATATCAACTTAACAGCTAATAACCCTTTGATTGGCCCTAACAATGCGGATTTAGGCACTCGTTTCCCTGATGTTTCTGAAGTGTATAATAAAAAATTAAGATCCATCGTTAAAGAGGTTGCAACGGAACAAAACGTGAATTTACGTGAAGGTGTTTATGCTTGGTGGACGGGTCCAACTTATGAAACACCTGCTGAGATTCGGATGATTCGTACTCTAGGTGCTGATGCTGTAGGGATGTCAACGGTACCTGAAGCTTTAGTTGCAACTCATGCCAAAATGGATACTGTAGGAATTTCTTGCCTAACTAATATGGCTTGCGGTATTCTTGACCAACCACTTAGTCACGATGAAGTCATTGAAACGGCAAACCGTGTAAAAGAAACTTTCCTAAAACTGGTTACAGAAGTGATTTCCCGGTTTTAATTTGTCATCTTTTTATCATTATGATAAAAAGAACGTATGGTAAGTAGGTTTAGCATGAAAGGAAGTACATTTGTTTCTCTGGGTTCATTGTTTACGATTGATACAATGTAGGAGGAACAACATGGGGATTAAAAACCGTTTAAAAATCATGTCGTTTTTACAATACTTTATTTGGGGAAGTTGGCTTGTTACACTAGGCTCTTACATGATTAATACACTCGGTTTTACGGGTATAGAAGTTGGGATGGTTTATAGTACAAAAGGTATTGCAGCTGTAATTATGCCAAGTTTAATAGGAATTATAGCCGATAAATGGATTCCTGCCAATCGTCTATACATCATCCTTCATCTGATTTGTGCGGGAGCGCTCTATTATGCAGCTTCAGTAAGTGATCCCACTATAATGTTCTGGGTCTTACTTGTAAATGCGATGGCCTTTATGCCAACTATCGCTTTATCCAATACCATTTCTTACACCTGCTTAGAGAAGAATAATTTTGATACGGTCACAAGTTTCCCACCCATTCGTGTTTTTGGGACAATCGGTTTTATTCTAGCGATGTGGGCAATTAGTTTGTTCCGATTCGAACTGAGTAACATGCAACTTTATATCGCAGCTGGTGCATCACTTATTTTGGCTCTTTATTCTTTTACTATGCCTTTTGTTCCAACTGCGAAAAAAAAGAAAAATCAAAACTGGGTCAGCATACTTGGTTTAGATGCTTTCGTTTTATTCAAAAAACCACAAATGGCACTATTTTTCGTATTCGCTATGTTACTTGGTGCTGTATTACAAATCACAAATACATTTGGCAATCCATTCTTACATGATTTTGCATCAAATCCGGCTTATACCGATAGTTTTGTTGTAAAATATCCATCCATTCTCTTATCCGTTTCACAAATAGCTGAAGTTGCTTTTATCCTTGCCATTCCTTTCTTCTTGAA
The nucleotide sequence above comes from Paenibacillus sp. IHBB 10380. Encoded proteins:
- a CDS encoding ROK family protein encodes the protein MNEMLIEFQTTKNSKIKKLKWLYALIRNYGPVKVETLIEKTHMKPATCARMLDQLIKGKLISGSEFGESTGGRKPILYRINPNEAYVIGIEVTNLYSTILVLNLNLDIRGQIKMKTTNIHSIYETLDALIPKIEDLLSSHHLGVKDILGIGISIDDLFNPTDQTNESVSVQIKKIQDYIHSKIPIYVTLGSGVNFAALSEHRLHFSALSERFLFTMCDIEIRICTITGGDIPYTEPHKTNTFGHVTVDINGSRCQCGSYGCLYTFSSLAAIKNKVIQFVKRGKPSILLEMVDSIEEIDYHLILKAIEKGDVLCTEVLEEAAYYYGIALSNIILTYQPDTVVCGGTLVPKGSFFEVTKQTVEQKLKLYPQLKTAIFPANDSYEIVSQGAGGMVLNHLLA
- a CDS encoding purine-nucleoside phosphorylase, which encodes MHKTEEILEAKHYVEKFTKVKPTIGIILGSGLGPFADTLEDAVHISYDDIPHFAKSSAVGHANELVIGTIGGKNVVAMKGRFHYYEGFTLDQVTFPVRVMKALGVDKLIVTNACGAINTDFNPGDLMLITDHINLTANNPLIGPNNADLGTRFPDVSEVYNKKLRSIVKEVATEQNVNLREGVYAWWTGPTYETPAEIRMIRTLGADAVGMSTVPEALVATHAKMDTVGISCLTNMACGILDQPLSHDEVIETANRVKETFLKLVTEVISRF
- a CDS encoding nucleoside permease, with product MGIKNRLKIMSFLQYFIWGSWLVTLGSYMINTLGFTGIEVGMVYSTKGIAAVIMPSLIGIIADKWIPANRLYIILHLICAGALYYAASVSDPTIMFWVLLVNAMAFMPTIALSNTISYTCLEKNNFDTVTSFPPIRVFGTIGFILAMWAISLFRFELSNMQLYIAAGASLILALYSFTMPFVPTAKKKKNQNWVSILGLDAFVLFKKPQMALFFVFAMLLGAVLQITNTFGNPFLHDFASNPAYTDSFVVKYPSILLSVSQIAEVAFILAIPFFLKKFGIKKVMLISMLAWTLRFGLFAFGDPSPFGFVLLMLSMIVYGCAFDFFNISGSIYIEKEVSSDIRASAQGLFMTMVNGVGAYVGSIASGKVVDYFTVDGMKDWQTIWLLFAAYAMLLGILFFFTFRYKHQPEKLANVGVKH